One window from the genome of Maridesulfovibrio zosterae DSM 11974 encodes:
- a CDS encoding (deoxy)nucleoside triphosphate pyrophosphohydrolase, whose translation MVELTPICVVAGIIWKDGLFLSAERPAGKDYAGWWEFPGGKVESGESLPDALIRELQEELGVTPVKYDFWMDRVVEYPEYTVHLNFFDVWEFTGNVASLENQKFDWFDLKSMRDVNFLPVNYEILKMLKERELCSR comes from the coding sequence TTGGTTGAGTTAACCCCCATATGTGTTGTTGCCGGAATTATCTGGAAAGATGGATTGTTTCTTTCGGCTGAACGTCCAGCGGGTAAAGATTACGCTGGATGGTGGGAGTTTCCCGGCGGGAAGGTTGAATCTGGTGAATCTTTGCCGGACGCACTTATCCGTGAATTGCAGGAAGAGCTTGGTGTTACCCCTGTGAAATATGATTTTTGGATGGACAGAGTTGTTGAGTATCCTGAATATACTGTCCACCTAAATTTTTTTGATGTCTGGGAGTTTACGGGCAATGTTGCATCACTTGAGAATCAGAAATTTGACTGGTTTGATCTTAAAAGTATGCGCGATGTTAATTTCCTGCCTGTTAATTACGAGATACTGAAAATGCTTAAAGAACGTGAACTTTGCAGCCGGTAA
- a CDS encoding ABC-F family ATP-binding cassette domain-containing protein: MPRVTITSLEKSYNGEDLFSDLSFEVIAGMRLAVAGPNGCGKSTLLKLVAGIIEPDAGVLSISKGARIGYVAQELTGEILEHSLLSWVLSALPSWNTLWEQWEEAGQSNDQALMTRLSEKQAELEHQFGYNPEHKARTILTGLGFSEHDMLSKIKELSGGWRERAKLGRVLLQGADLLLLDEPTNHLDLEAVEWLENYLLAFRGAVIYVAHDRIFLDKVGTHVLFLGAGRPSMRRGSFTEFLEWQAENAIQRSREAAKLSARIEAENDYIRRFRAKARKAAQAQSKMKKVGKLEKELSKIKEETSLNRSGRTLSFRLPPTKRGDKAAISVVDLKFSYDGKPPSMWPDLNFQLFRGKKVALAAPNGAGKSTLLKVIMGKLTPNSGYAKIGQNTSLAYFSQHQSDILRDEATALSEIRRLCDPDTTEEQLKSVLGLFLLGESYFERRISALSGGEKNRLILASLFLSRANLFILDEPTNHLDLESREGLIRALKDYDGSLFFVAHDRYLLGEVAEEIWALTDSGIETFFSFKEYDKYRKEKLAGITREPQVDELGESYKPATRKLSKEDKRRQAEIRNSLYKELKPRVAEYEKLEKSLEKVLEEQAEMEVKLNDPELYNDGGAAVELNSRYTETSAWADELMEKMAVLEEEIAELEERKKQLLEDD; encoded by the coding sequence ATGCCAAGAGTTACTATTACGTCCCTTGAAAAATCATACAACGGAGAAGATCTTTTTTCCGATCTTTCGTTCGAAGTAATCGCGGGAATGCGTCTTGCCGTTGCCGGACCTAACGGCTGCGGTAAATCCACCCTGCTTAAGCTCGTCGCCGGAATCATTGAACCGGACGCCGGTGTTCTCTCTATCTCCAAAGGAGCACGTATAGGTTACGTGGCGCAGGAGCTTACCGGAGAAATCCTTGAGCACTCTTTACTGAGCTGGGTTCTATCTGCGCTTCCGTCGTGGAATACTCTTTGGGAACAGTGGGAGGAGGCCGGACAGAGCAATGATCAGGCTCTCATGACCAGGCTTTCTGAAAAGCAGGCCGAGCTTGAACATCAGTTCGGATACAATCCCGAGCACAAAGCCAGAACAATTCTTACCGGACTTGGTTTTTCCGAGCACGATATGCTCAGTAAAATTAAAGAACTGTCCGGCGGTTGGCGTGAACGTGCCAAGCTGGGGCGCGTGCTTTTGCAGGGAGCAGATCTGCTGCTGCTTGATGAACCTACCAACCACCTTGATCTTGAAGCTGTAGAGTGGCTTGAAAATTACCTGCTGGCTTTTCGCGGGGCGGTAATTTATGTAGCTCATGACCGTATTTTTCTGGATAAGGTCGGAACTCATGTTCTCTTTCTGGGGGCGGGCCGTCCATCCATGCGTCGTGGTTCGTTTACTGAATTTCTTGAATGGCAGGCTGAAAATGCCATACAGCGCAGCCGTGAAGCAGCAAAGCTTTCAGCTCGTATTGAAGCTGAAAATGACTATATCCGGCGTTTCAGGGCTAAAGCTCGCAAAGCTGCTCAGGCTCAGTCCAAAATGAAGAAGGTGGGCAAGCTGGAAAAAGAACTGTCCAAGATTAAGGAAGAGACCAGCCTCAATCGTTCAGGTAGAACTCTCAGTTTCCGCCTGCCTCCCACCAAACGTGGTGATAAAGCTGCAATCAGCGTGGTTGATCTGAAATTTTCCTATGATGGTAAGCCTCCGTCCATGTGGCCAGATCTTAATTTTCAGTTGTTTCGCGGTAAAAAAGTTGCTCTTGCAGCTCCCAACGGCGCAGGTAAGTCAACATTGCTCAAAGTTATAATGGGCAAGCTGACTCCTAATTCCGGTTATGCAAAAATCGGCCAGAATACTTCATTGGCCTATTTCAGTCAGCATCAGAGCGATATTCTACGTGATGAAGCTACTGCATTGTCAGAAATTCGCCGTCTGTGCGATCCTGATACAACTGAAGAGCAGCTCAAAAGTGTTCTAGGTTTATTTCTTCTGGGCGAATCATATTTTGAACGCAGAATTTCAGCACTGTCCGGTGGTGAGAAAAACAGGCTCATCCTTGCGTCATTGTTTTTGTCACGGGCCAACCTGTTTATTCTTGACGAACCTACCAACCATCTTGATCTTGAAAGTCGTGAAGGTTTAATTCGTGCGCTTAAAGATTATGACGGATCACTCTTTTTTGTAGCGCATGACCGTTATCTGCTTGGTGAGGTTGCTGAGGAAATCTGGGCCTTGACTGATTCGGGAATCGAAACATTTTTTTCGTTTAAAGAATACGATAAATATCGTAAAGAGAAGTTAGCTGGAATTACTCGTGAGCCGCAGGTTGACGAGCTGGGCGAGAGTTACAAACCTGCAACTCGCAAACTTTCTAAAGAAGATAAGCGACGTCAGGCTGAAATACGTAATTCATTGTATAAAGAGCTTAAACCGCGTGTTGCCGAGTATGAAAAGCTTGAGAAAAGTCTTGAAAAGGTCCTTGAAGAACAGGCTGAAATGGAAGTAAAGCTTAATGATCCCGAGCTTTATAACGACGGAGGTGCTGCTGTTGAATTAAATTCCAGATATACTGAGACAAGCGCATGGGCTGATGAACTGATGGAAAAAATGGCCGTGCTTGAAGAAGAAATAGCCGAACTGGAAGAACGGAAGAAGCAGCTTCTGGAAGATGATTAG
- a CDS encoding PQQ-binding-like beta-propeller repeat protein, with protein sequence MKYINHPSKCKNIKFSTYLITLFILLLSSAIAQAAPGDKKWAFATGDTIATCPAIGYDGTIYVGSYDGKLYALNTDGTKKWAFSTDDFLHSSPVIGCDGTIYVGSLDKKLYAINPDGTQKWAFTTGDMIYCTPAIDCNGTIYIGSHDNNLYAINPDGTQKWAFTATGSIMGSPAISHDGTFYFGSHDSNIYALNPNGTQKWAYTTGGMVRSSPAIGSDGTIYAGSADKNLYALNTDGTLKWKFTTGDDVRSSPAIACDGTIYVGSDDNNLYALNTDGTLKWKFTTGDDVRSSPAIGKDGTIYIGSFDKRLYALNPDGSQKWAFRASGFIGSSSPTIDSDGTVYVGSSDNNLYALEGDSGGLACSPWPKFHQNTKNSGRYIGYGVASSLTQDTGIIVGVSNCCEKAITLTELKKKYSFTGYANSYTVRSFNATINISGGHGTFVLNSTKIPSGRVSDFQLIKFYDSKGISRQSASYAASGPEYSVDGSWWITDSNGIHMAPNDTTTPGSEYFIYFVVKDNGIYDENDTLGVITDPVAVSISSCTGCTLNPNADFFIEWLFMGLVVVTLMLRKYFKQRG encoded by the coding sequence ATGAAATACATAAATCACCCTTCCAAATGTAAGAATATTAAGTTCTCAACCTATCTCATTACTCTCTTTATTCTGCTATTATCTTCTGCCATAGCGCAAGCCGCCCCGGGAGACAAGAAATGGGCATTTGCAACAGGAGATACCATTGCCACTTGTCCGGCTATCGGATACGATGGCACAATTTATGTAGGATCATATGACGGCAAACTATATGCGCTGAACACTGACGGAACTAAGAAATGGGCATTTAGCACAGACGACTTCCTCCATTCTTCACCAGTTATCGGCTGTGACGGAACCATCTATGTAGGATCACTTGATAAAAAACTATATGCAATTAACCCGGATGGGACTCAAAAATGGGCATTTACTACAGGTGATATGATATATTGCACACCGGCTATAGATTGCAACGGAACCATTTATATTGGATCACACGACAATAATTTATACGCAATAAATCCGGACGGAACTCAGAAATGGGCATTTACTGCAACTGGCTCCATAATGGGATCTCCCGCTATCAGCCATGATGGAACCTTCTACTTTGGATCACACGACTCCAATATATACGCTTTAAATCCGAATGGAACTCAAAAGTGGGCCTATACTACAGGTGGAATGGTGCGCTCTTCACCAGCTATAGGTAGTGACGGAACTATTTATGCAGGGTCGGCTGACAAAAATTTGTATGCACTGAATACTGATGGGACCCTGAAATGGAAATTTACTACAGGTGACGATGTACGCTCCTCACCCGCCATCGCCTGTGATGGGACTATTTATGTAGGGTCGGATGACAACAATTTGTATGCACTGAATACTGATGGAACCCTGAAATGGAAATTTACTACAGGTGACGATGTACGCTCCTCACCCGCCATAGGCAAAGACGGAACTATCTATATTGGATCATTCGATAAAAGACTGTATGCCTTGAACCCCGATGGCAGCCAGAAATGGGCATTTAGAGCATCAGGTTTTATTGGAAGTTCCTCTCCCACAATCGATAGCGATGGAACTGTTTATGTTGGATCATCGGATAACAACCTCTATGCCTTAGAGGGAGACTCAGGGGGGCTGGCATGTTCTCCCTGGCCTAAATTCCACCAGAACACTAAAAATTCGGGAAGATATATCGGATATGGAGTTGCAAGCAGCTTGACCCAGGACACAGGAATTATAGTCGGAGTTTCAAACTGCTGCGAAAAAGCAATTACTCTAACAGAACTGAAAAAAAAATATTCCTTTACAGGCTATGCCAACAGTTACACAGTTAGATCCTTCAATGCCACCATTAACATTAGCGGCGGACACGGAACATTTGTATTAAATTCAACTAAAATTCCTAGCGGTAGGGTCTCTGATTTTCAGCTCATAAAATTCTACGATTCAAAAGGGATCTCCAGACAGTCTGCCTCCTACGCAGCATCCGGACCGGAGTACAGTGTTGATGGAAGCTGGTGGATTACCGACTCCAACGGAATTCATATGGCTCCAAATGATACCACCACTCCTGGCTCTGAATACTTTATATACTTCGTAGTTAAAGATAATGGCATATACGATGAAAATGACACATTAGGTGTGATAACCGACCCGGTTGCGGTAAGTATCTCTTCCTGCACCGGCTGCACCCTTAATCCCAATGCAGATTTTTTCATTGAATGGCTGTTTATGGGGCTTGTCGTTGTAACTCTGATGCTTAGAAAATATTTCAAGCAAAGAGGTTAA
- a CDS encoding GIY-YIG nuclease family protein: protein MNTWYVYLLRCKDNSLYCGVTTDPARRLEEHNSGTGAKYTRARLPVTMETFEKFPDKRSAYRAEYAVKQKRAAQKINFLKELAAQENNLD from the coding sequence ATGAACACATGGTACGTATATCTGCTCAGATGCAAAGATAATTCACTGTACTGCGGAGTAACGACTGATCCGGCACGCAGACTTGAAGAACACAATAGCGGAACAGGCGCAAAATATACCCGCGCAAGGCTTCCGGTCACAATGGAAACATTTGAAAAATTCCCTGACAAACGCTCTGCCTATCGGGCTGAATATGCGGTAAAACAAAAACGTGCTGCTCAGAAAATTAATTTCCTGAAGGAACTGGCAGCTCAGGAAAACAATCTAGATTAA